Proteins encoded in a region of the Gordonia crocea genome:
- a CDS encoding SDR family oxidoreductase, whose product MKFGSKPAPTADALRDKVVAVTGGARGIGFETATQLFAAKARVVIGDIDGDAVGKAAADLGIEGIELDVTSPESIEAFLDEAEKRVGPVDVLINNAGIMPVGPFLNYDAALIRRTIEIDLLGVIWGSQAAAKRMVARGHGHIVNVASVAGRLPMPGLTVYNAAKAGVIEFSEALAAELADSGVAVSSILPSFTNTGLISGLETNRYIRIVEPEVVAAQVVATVIKPQVRTAAPRSMGWVHANTIMPQALKRRTRKMTGLDHIFLNYDSSSRAEYNKRIGQ is encoded by the coding sequence GTGAAGTTTGGATCCAAACCCGCCCCGACCGCGGACGCCCTGCGTGACAAGGTCGTCGCGGTGACCGGCGGTGCCCGCGGCATCGGTTTCGAGACCGCGACGCAGCTCTTCGCCGCGAAGGCCCGCGTGGTGATCGGCGACATCGACGGCGACGCCGTCGGCAAGGCCGCCGCCGACCTCGGGATCGAGGGGATCGAACTCGACGTCACCTCGCCGGAGTCGATCGAGGCATTCCTCGACGAGGCGGAGAAGCGCGTCGGCCCGGTCGACGTGCTCATCAACAACGCGGGGATCATGCCGGTGGGCCCGTTCCTCAACTACGACGCGGCGCTGATCCGGCGCACCATCGAGATCGATCTGCTGGGGGTCATCTGGGGGTCGCAGGCGGCCGCGAAACGGATGGTCGCCCGCGGGCACGGACATATCGTCAACGTCGCGTCGGTCGCCGGGCGGCTGCCGATGCCCGGGCTCACCGTGTACAACGCGGCCAAGGCCGGGGTCATCGAGTTCTCCGAGGCGCTGGCCGCCGAGCTCGCCGACTCGGGCGTCGCGGTGTCGTCGATCCTGCCGTCGTTCACCAACACCGGACTGATCAGCGGGTTGGAGACCAACCGCTACATCCGCATCGTCGAACCCGAGGTGGTGGCCGCGCAGGTCGTCGCGACGGTGATCAAGCCGCAGGTGCGCACGGCCGCACCCCGGTCGATGGGCTGGGTGCACGCCAACACGATCATGCCGCAGGCGCTCAAGCGCCGGACGCGCAAGATGACCGGCCTGGACCACATCTTCCTCAACTACGACAGCTCGTCGCGGGCCGAGTACAACAAGCGCATCGGCCAGTGA
- a CDS encoding vWA domain-containing protein has protein sequence MVVPLAATLALAGCSVGGDASPTTAGASEADHSVEAAAVPTIIVLDASESMQTADAPGRRWDAATKAVDTLVHGLPAGTKTGVVVFGAQMPAKRTPPHRACADVKTVLPLGKHDPAGVTAALTGLAPQGFTPIGTALQAAAAMLPDSPASVVLVSDGESTCEPDPCAATAEIRAKNPKVTISAVGLRTDAQSLQCVAGKGGGIFLTADNAAQLSARLRAAQNAPAARTRLNPVKLGNAKIGDSLDEVAGSIQGFPRRGRRDGDHLIIVWQDCSYVFDDKGKLIEIAPGDPPGSAGVTIDGVAAGTPGARAVELYGKPVAESAGSAVFEADKKAGTGYRIGYRGARVESGTVTSVVLCRCLPEATAAKPTPVLGRDKWENSAYGFGTARPDGFSIASTAASSVGEIVWESWGGSEALGRGTSQQNGAGNPKTVLWVRASDLGWCDGVWAYRELERSSSRDRFSGEDKRDICNGDRSEPSKSTPITLSPKSKLTFGGAGGVYVGDNASKIPRTYVSKQAAGMGVFEAGTEFYHFAKPENAYQSDRVIRVGPRGEIQQFEWDETDRGVKIGQTEAQVRSAYKDTPSAQCSLYPPKIYGLFFTEKATGRIALFVINDGKVTHIRAATDIKADVHCPFE, from the coding sequence ATGGTTGTTCCGCTGGCCGCCACGCTGGCCCTGGCCGGGTGCTCGGTCGGCGGCGACGCGTCACCGACGACGGCCGGGGCGTCGGAAGCCGACCACAGCGTCGAAGCGGCCGCCGTCCCGACGATCATCGTGCTCGACGCCTCGGAGTCCATGCAGACTGCCGATGCGCCGGGGCGCAGGTGGGATGCGGCGACGAAGGCAGTCGACACCCTGGTCCACGGCCTGCCCGCAGGTACGAAGACCGGCGTGGTCGTGTTCGGTGCGCAGATGCCGGCCAAACGCACGCCACCCCACCGGGCCTGCGCGGACGTCAAGACCGTCCTACCCCTGGGCAAGCACGATCCGGCAGGGGTGACCGCGGCCCTGACCGGATTGGCGCCGCAGGGGTTCACCCCGATCGGGACGGCGCTGCAAGCGGCGGCGGCGATGCTGCCCGACTCCCCGGCATCGGTGGTCCTGGTGTCCGACGGAGAGTCGACCTGCGAGCCCGATCCCTGTGCGGCCACCGCGGAGATCCGTGCGAAGAATCCGAAAGTGACGATCAGCGCCGTCGGCCTGCGCACTGACGCCCAGTCGCTGCAATGTGTGGCGGGCAAAGGGGGCGGCATCTTCCTGACCGCCGACAATGCGGCCCAGTTGAGCGCACGGTTGCGGGCTGCGCAGAACGCGCCGGCGGCGCGGACAAGGCTGAACCCGGTCAAGCTGGGTAACGCGAAGATCGGTGACTCCCTCGACGAGGTCGCCGGCTCGATCCAGGGCTTCCCGCGCCGGGGTCGCCGCGACGGCGACCACCTCATCATCGTGTGGCAGGACTGCTCCTACGTCTTCGACGACAAGGGCAAGCTGATTGAGATCGCGCCAGGCGACCCACCCGGCTCGGCGGGGGTCACGATTGACGGGGTGGCTGCCGGGACGCCTGGCGCGCGGGCCGTCGAGCTGTACGGCAAACCTGTCGCCGAATCGGCGGGGTCAGCGGTTTTCGAGGCCGACAAGAAGGCGGGAACCGGCTATCGGATCGGCTACCGCGGGGCGCGTGTCGAGTCGGGCACGGTGACATCCGTCGTGTTGTGCCGCTGTCTTCCCGAGGCAACCGCGGCCAAACCCACACCGGTCCTCGGCCGGGACAAGTGGGAGAACTCGGCCTATGGCTTCGGTACCGCCCGCCCGGACGGCTTCTCCATCGCATCGACGGCGGCGAGTTCGGTGGGCGAGATCGTCTGGGAGTCCTGGGGCGGGAGCGAGGCCCTGGGTCGGGGGACCAGTCAGCAAAACGGAGCGGGCAACCCGAAGACCGTCCTCTGGGTTCGGGCATCGGACCTGGGGTGGTGTGATGGCGTGTGGGCCTACCGCGAGTTGGAGCGTTCGTCGTCGCGAGATCGATTCTCGGGCGAGGACAAGCGTGACATCTGCAACGGTGACCGCAGCGAACCGTCGAAGTCAACGCCGATAACGCTCAGTCCGAAGAGCAAGCTCACCTTCGGTGGTGCCGGTGGTGTGTACGTTGGGGACAACGCGTCGAAGATCCCCAGGACTTACGTGTCGAAGCAGGCGGCGGGGATGGGCGTGTTCGAGGCCGGAACTGAGTTCTACCACTTCGCCAAGCCGGAGAACGCCTATCAGAGCGACCGCGTCATCCGCGTCGGTCCCCGCGGCGAGATCCAGCAGTTCGAGTGGGACGAGACTGATCGAGGCGTCAAGATCGGCCAGACCGAAGCGCAGGTCCGATCCGCCTACAAGGACACCCCGTCGGCTCAGTGCTCGCTATATCCCCCGAAGATCTATGGCCTGTTCTTCACCGAGAAGGCCACCGGACGGATCGCGTTATTCGTGATCAACGACGGCAAGGTGACCCACATTCGCGCCGCGACCGACATCAAGGCCGACGTCCATTGCCCGTTTGAGTGA
- a CDS encoding cytochrome P450: protein MTTVFAQAPAGSDLRDIPGNPRNGVLEILRMRHDPFTFAETRREEFGDVSAMSAFGIKMVTCAGADAAQEILMNKDKAFANGPAWSYFIGPFFNRGVMLLDFDEHRHHRHILQQAFTPKVLKGYFDEMQPVIIDRVANLPTGRVTMLDQFKELTLDVALEVFLGVELPKAEADKLNKAFIETVRAGVALVRKPIPPGRWWKGVRSRKILEEFFYEHIPAKRAKQTPDLFSVLCHAESDEGHTFTDEDIVNHMIFVLMAAHDTSTITMTQMAYNMAKNPAWQERAREQSLALPAVLEYDDLGEFDIVDRIMRESLRLCPPVPAQPRTAVKDTQVQGYFIPEGTLVVVPQMTNHRDEQFFPHPEVFDPDRYTAERAEDKAHRFAWTPFGGGVHKCIGLYFGQMEIKTIMHNLLRDFEWSVPSDYVIPMDWSALPVPKDHLPVTLSRRA from the coding sequence ATGACTACGGTATTCGCCCAGGCCCCCGCGGGGAGCGACCTGCGAGACATCCCCGGCAACCCGCGCAACGGTGTGCTGGAGATCCTGCGGATGCGCCACGACCCGTTCACCTTCGCCGAGACCCGGCGCGAGGAGTTCGGCGACGTCTCGGCGATGAGCGCCTTCGGGATCAAGATGGTGACCTGCGCCGGCGCGGACGCCGCCCAGGAAATCCTGATGAACAAGGACAAGGCCTTCGCCAACGGCCCGGCGTGGAGCTACTTCATCGGCCCCTTCTTCAACCGCGGCGTGATGCTGCTCGACTTCGACGAGCACCGCCACCACCGCCACATCCTGCAGCAGGCCTTCACCCCGAAGGTGCTCAAGGGCTACTTCGATGAGATGCAGCCGGTCATCATCGACCGCGTCGCCAACCTCCCGACCGGCCGGGTCACGATGCTCGACCAGTTCAAGGAGCTGACCCTCGATGTCGCGTTGGAGGTCTTCCTCGGCGTCGAACTGCCCAAGGCCGAGGCCGACAAGCTCAACAAGGCCTTCATCGAGACGGTCCGTGCCGGCGTCGCCCTGGTGCGCAAGCCGATCCCGCCGGGGCGGTGGTGGAAGGGCGTGCGCTCCCGCAAGATCCTCGAGGAGTTCTTCTACGAGCACATCCCGGCCAAGCGGGCGAAGCAAACCCCCGACCTGTTCTCGGTGCTGTGCCACGCGGAGAGCGACGAGGGGCACACCTTCACCGACGAGGACATCGTCAACCACATGATCTTCGTGCTCATGGCGGCCCACGACACCTCGACCATCACCATGACCCAGATGGCCTACAACATGGCCAAGAACCCGGCGTGGCAGGAGCGGGCGCGCGAGCAGTCCCTGGCACTGCCCGCCGTCTTGGAATACGACGACCTGGGCGAGTTCGACATCGTCGACCGCATCATGCGCGAATCGCTGCGGCTGTGCCCGCCGGTGCCGGCCCAGCCCCGGACGGCGGTCAAGGACACCCAGGTGCAGGGCTACTTCATCCCGGAGGGGACGCTGGTGGTGGTTCCGCAGATGACCAACCACCGCGACGAGCAGTTCTTCCCGCACCCCGAGGTCTTCGACCCAGATCGCTACACCGCGGAGCGTGCGGAGGACAAGGCGCACCGATTCGCGTGGACCCCGTTCGGAGGCGGTGTGCACAAGTGCATCGGCCTGTATTTTGGCCAGATGGAGATCAAAACGATCATGCACAACCTGCTGCGCGATTTCGAGTGGTCGGTCCCGTCCGACTACGTGATTCCGATGGACTGGAGCGCGCTGCCGGTGCCCAAGGACCACCTGCCCGTCACGTTGTCGCGACGCGCATGA
- a CDS encoding TetR/AcrR family transcriptional regulator codes for MTGRKARSTATVEDQESAIIAAAASEFAAVGIRRANMDEVAVAAGVSRSTLYRRFPNKDSLLLAVAADTYEKGMVRLEAAVIGLGPREAVVEAFATGAEMVSTDPLLSRMVLEDYEVRNVTSSMNTIFIQMVTDRVAQTLRATGATMPEDKLLQAVELHVRLVISYLENPVSDPTRSTTEYARGMAAEFLAPMIY; via the coding sequence ATGACCGGGCGCAAGGCGCGCTCCACGGCCACCGTCGAGGACCAGGAGTCGGCGATCATCGCCGCGGCGGCCAGCGAGTTCGCCGCGGTCGGGATCCGCCGCGCCAACATGGACGAGGTCGCGGTCGCCGCCGGGGTCAGCCGGTCCACCCTGTATCGACGCTTCCCGAACAAGGACAGCCTGCTGCTGGCCGTCGCCGCCGACACCTATGAGAAGGGCATGGTCCGACTCGAGGCGGCGGTGATCGGGCTGGGCCCGCGCGAGGCGGTCGTCGAGGCCTTCGCCACCGGTGCGGAGATGGTGAGCACCGATCCGCTGCTCAGCCGTATGGTGCTCGAGGACTACGAGGTCCGCAACGTGACCTCGTCGATGAACACCATCTTCATCCAGATGGTCACCGATCGCGTCGCGCAGACCCTGCGCGCCACCGGAGCGACCATGCCTGAAGACAAACTCCTCCAAGCCGTCGAACTGCATGTGCGCCTGGTCATCTCCTACCTGGAGAACCCGGTATCGGACCCGACGAGGAGCACGACCGAGTACGCGCGCGGCATGGCCGCGGAGTTCCTCGCCCCGATGATCTACTGA
- a CDS encoding alpha/beta fold hydrolase, with amino-acid sequence MQVVTRGSLELAVRTSGPPTAVPVLLVHGMGGDHTTWRAVARALRTAGRRVAAVDLRGHGRSGRAASYRLDDFRDDLRFVVDDLGSGRVDVIAHSLGAQAAVRWAMAEPDRVGRMVLEELPPMPRDDADLAEDIEPTASAVDRVRGLLALAADPRPFLRFDRRIPAEVGAEFKQAEPSWWDGLAGLAAPTLVISGGDRSFLPPHHLQTVAETLPDGGFTTISAGHSVHRDRPREFLDAVLAHLDVDLPG; translated from the coding sequence GTGCAGGTTGTGACGAGGGGATCATTGGAGCTGGCGGTCCGGACGTCGGGCCCGCCGACGGCGGTCCCGGTGTTGCTGGTCCACGGTATGGGCGGCGACCACACGACCTGGCGGGCCGTTGCGCGGGCGCTGCGGACGGCCGGTCGGCGGGTGGCAGCCGTCGACCTGCGCGGGCACGGCCGCAGCGGGCGTGCGGCCAGTTACCGGCTCGACGACTTCCGCGACGACCTGCGGTTCGTCGTCGACGATCTCGGCAGCGGCCGCGTCGACGTCATCGCACACTCCCTCGGTGCGCAGGCGGCCGTGCGCTGGGCGATGGCCGAACCCGACCGTGTGGGACGGATGGTGCTCGAAGAGCTGCCGCCGATGCCCCGCGACGATGCCGACTTGGCCGAAGACATCGAGCCCACCGCCAGCGCCGTCGACCGGGTCCGGGGACTGCTGGCCCTGGCCGCGGACCCGCGGCCGTTCCTCCGCTTCGACCGGCGGATCCCCGCCGAGGTCGGAGCCGAGTTCAAGCAGGCCGAGCCGTCGTGGTGGGACGGCCTGGCCGGGCTGGCGGCGCCCACCCTGGTGATCTCCGGCGGCGACCGCAGCTTCCTGCCGCCGCACCATTTGCAGACCGTCGCCGAGACCCTGCCCGACGGTGGTTTTACGACGATCAGCGCTGGCCACAGCGTTCATCGCGATCGGCCGCGCGAATTCCTCGACGCGGTGTTGGCGCACTTGGACGTGGATCTGCCCGGGTAA
- a CDS encoding o-succinylbenzoate synthase yields MRVRFRGITVREAVLFRGPAGWGEFSPFVEYDDEEASAWLAAGIEAAWLGPPTPVRAAVEVNATVPAVPAEEVAQILARFPGARTAKVKVAEKGQRLEDDVARVAAVRELVEKVRVDANGGWTVDEAVTAIGALGDLEYVEQPCRTIDELARVRRAVATPIAADESIRKADDPLRVVAADAADIAVVKVAPLGGMRRVLALAEQIPLPIVVSSALDTAVGIGAGVATAAALPRLDHACGLGTGALFVDDVTADPFVPTDAMLSPRRVEVSDPPRADPARQRWWLDRLRRCYALVADAGNTPV; encoded by the coding sequence ATGCGGGTCCGGTTCCGCGGCATCACCGTGCGGGAGGCCGTCCTCTTCCGCGGTCCGGCCGGGTGGGGTGAGTTCTCGCCGTTCGTCGAATACGACGACGAGGAGGCGTCGGCGTGGCTGGCCGCCGGGATCGAGGCGGCTTGGTTGGGCCCGCCGACCCCGGTGCGCGCGGCGGTCGAGGTCAATGCGACGGTCCCCGCGGTGCCGGCCGAGGAGGTCGCGCAGATCCTGGCCCGCTTCCCCGGCGCGCGCACGGCCAAGGTCAAGGTGGCCGAGAAGGGGCAACGCCTCGAGGACGACGTGGCGCGCGTGGCCGCCGTGCGAGAGTTGGTCGAGAAGGTGCGCGTCGACGCCAACGGTGGGTGGACCGTCGACGAGGCGGTCACCGCCATCGGGGCGCTCGGCGACCTGGAATACGTCGAACAGCCGTGTCGGACCATCGACGAGCTCGCCCGGGTGCGCCGCGCGGTCGCGACGCCCATCGCCGCCGACGAATCGATCCGCAAGGCCGACGACCCGCTGCGCGTCGTCGCCGCCGACGCCGCCGACATCGCGGTGGTCAAGGTCGCGCCCCTGGGCGGGATGCGGCGCGTGCTGGCGCTGGCCGAACAGATCCCGCTACCGATCGTCGTGTCCAGCGCGCTAGACACCGCCGTCGGGATCGGTGCCGGCGTGGCGACCGCGGCCGCCCTGCCGCGGCTCGACCATGCATGCGGGCTGGGGACCGGCGCGCTCTTCGTCGACGATGTGACGGCCGATCCGTTTGTCCCGACGGACGCGATGCTGTCCCCGCGGCGGGTGGAGGTGTCGGACCCCCCGCGGGCCGATCCGGCACGGCAACGGTGGTGGCTCGACCGCCTGCGCCGGTGTTATGCGCTGGTCGCAGACGCGGGCAACACCCCAGTTTGA
- a CDS encoding alpha/beta hydrolase, with translation MHIFTSSIPSARRALVAAVVVGAVVATGAVAAPADAVGRSRFYTSGCGMPTSPVDVWKRSSNYKTVIALDGLRATNDMSGWRHETNIGRLAERGVNVVEPIGGLASFYTDWDRKPGNKQQFRYRWTCRLNQIVRELDARGMAAGRWGKYAIMGISMGGNSALTYAAYHRNRISHAFSMSGYLNLSAPSMRESVKVALIDAGNEAGRGPYNADDMWGPPWSKRWMDNDPFNLAPKMRGMKVRIAAATGIPGRYDVNAVNMVKGAPLETASVAQTKAFEAQAMANGLRLSTDYQPVGTHAWGYWQEAVWRAQRDGWFRDR, from the coding sequence GTGCACATATTTACGTCGTCGATTCCGTCTGCCCGTCGGGCCCTCGTCGCCGCCGTCGTCGTCGGCGCCGTGGTCGCCACGGGAGCGGTGGCCGCGCCGGCCGATGCCGTCGGGCGGTCGCGGTTCTACACCTCGGGGTGCGGGATGCCGACCTCGCCGGTGGACGTGTGGAAGCGCTCCAGCAACTACAAGACGGTGATCGCCCTCGACGGCCTGCGCGCCACCAACGACATGAGCGGCTGGCGCCACGAGACGAACATCGGCCGCCTCGCCGAGCGCGGCGTCAACGTCGTCGAGCCGATCGGTGGGCTGGCCAGCTTCTACACCGACTGGGATCGCAAGCCGGGAAACAAGCAACAGTTCCGCTACCGCTGGACGTGTCGCCTCAACCAGATCGTCCGCGAGCTCGACGCCCGCGGGATGGCCGCGGGCCGCTGGGGCAAATACGCGATCATGGGCATCTCGATGGGCGGCAACTCCGCCCTCACCTATGCCGCCTACCACCGCAACCGCATCTCGCACGCCTTCTCGATGTCGGGGTACCTGAACCTGTCGGCGCCGAGCATGCGCGAGAGCGTCAAGGTCGCGCTGATCGACGCCGGCAACGAGGCTGGCCGGGGTCCCTACAACGCCGACGACATGTGGGGCCCGCCATGGAGCAAACGCTGGATGGACAACGATCCGTTCAACCTGGCGCCCAAAATGCGGGGGATGAAGGTCCGGATCGCGGCGGCCACCGGGATACCCGGACGGTATGACGTCAACGCGGTGAACATGGTCAAGGGGGCGCCGCTGGAGACCGCCTCGGTGGCGCAGACCAAGGCGTTCGAGGCGCAGGCGATGGCCAACGGGCTGCGCCTGAGCACCGACTACCAGCCGGTGGGCACCCACGCCTGGGGCTACTGGCAAGAGGCAGTCTGGCGGGCCCAGCGCGACGGCTGGTTCCGCGACCGCTGA
- the tuf gene encoding elongation factor Tu gives MGKAKFERTKPHVNIGTIGHVDHGKTTTTAAITKVLADKYPDLNESFAFDQIDKAPEEKARGITINISHVEYQTDKRHYAHVDAPGHADYIKNMITGAAQMDGAILVVAATDGPMPQTREHVLLARQVGVPYILVALNKADMVDDEEIMELVEMEVRELLGAQEFDEDAPVIPISALKALEGDEKWVKSIEDLMQAVDDSIPDPVRETDKPFLMPVEDVFTITGRGTVVTGRVERGQITVNEEVEIVGIREESQKTTVTGIEMFHKLLDEAQAGDNAGLLLRGLKREDVERGQVIVKPGTTTPHTEFEGQAYILSKDEGGRHTPFFNNYRPQFYFRTTDVTGVVTLPEGTEMVMPGDNTEMSVKLIQPVAMDEGLRFAIREGGRTVGAGRVTKIVK, from the coding sequence GTGGGCAAGGCGAAGTTCGAGCGGACCAAGCCGCACGTGAACATCGGCACCATCGGTCACGTCGACCACGGCAAGACCACCACCACGGCCGCCATCACCAAGGTGCTGGCCGACAAGTACCCGGATCTCAACGAGAGCTTCGCGTTCGACCAGATCGACAAGGCTCCTGAGGAGAAGGCTCGTGGTATCACGATCAACATCTCCCACGTCGAGTACCAGACCGACAAGCGCCACTACGCGCACGTCGACGCCCCGGGTCACGCCGACTACATCAAGAACATGATCACCGGTGCCGCCCAGATGGACGGTGCGATCCTGGTCGTGGCCGCCACCGACGGCCCGATGCCGCAGACCCGTGAGCACGTGCTGCTCGCGCGTCAGGTGGGTGTTCCTTACATCCTCGTCGCACTGAACAAGGCCGACATGGTCGACGACGAGGAGATCATGGAGCTCGTCGAGATGGAGGTCCGCGAGCTGCTGGGCGCCCAGGAGTTCGACGAGGACGCCCCGGTCATCCCGATCTCGGCGCTGAAGGCGCTCGAGGGCGACGAGAAGTGGGTCAAGTCCATCGAGGACCTCATGCAGGCCGTCGACGACTCGATCCCGGACCCGGTCCGCGAGACCGACAAGCCGTTCCTGATGCCCGTCGAGGACGTCTTCACCATCACCGGTCGTGGCACCGTCGTCACCGGTCGTGTGGAGCGCGGTCAGATCACGGTCAACGAGGAGGTCGAGATCGTCGGCATCCGCGAGGAGTCGCAGAAGACCACCGTCACCGGTATCGAGATGTTCCACAAGCTGCTCGACGAGGCTCAGGCTGGCGACAACGCCGGTCTGCTCCTGCGTGGCCTCAAGCGTGAGGACGTCGAGCGCGGTCAGGTCATCGTGAAGCCCGGCACCACCACTCCGCACACGGAGTTCGAGGGCCAGGCTTACATCCTGAGCAAGGACGAGGGCGGCCGTCACACGCCGTTCTTCAACAACTACCGTCCGCAGTTCTACTTCCGCACCACGGACGTGACCGGCGTCGTGACCCTCCCCGAGGGCACCGAGATGGTCATGCCGGGCGACAACACCGAGATGAGCGTCAAGCTCATCCAGCCGGTCGCCATGGACGAGGGCCTGCGCTTCGCGATCCGCGAGGGTGGCCGCACCGTTGGTGCCGGCCGCGTCACCAAGATCGTCAAGTGA
- a CDS encoding DUF6882 domain-containing protein, whose product MHVDQPRPTWSRPNPEARAASSEHSTDRPDRRRRGLSWRYDVDLPSHRIAFTGNGREPITGHCDVIASVAARPATLLWGWSPQVAEFVGPDPLAAQLRAFGEQNGLQQFVAEEVPYVLRVAGLSVPLPPVTVTEVGIRLPRFVGLLDDLAWSLDGLTRLNPAWTLTVTDDRRTFTLADPAAQQHFTATADYDDLNRLSGLKMRLGG is encoded by the coding sequence CTGCACGTCGACCAGCCTAGGCCGACTTGGTCGCGGCCCAACCCGGAGGCCCGCGCGGCCTCATCCGAGCACTCGACCGACCGGCCCGACCGACGCCGTCGCGGTCTATCCTGGCGCTACGACGTCGACCTGCCGTCGCACCGCATCGCTTTCACCGGCAACGGCCGCGAGCCGATCACCGGGCACTGCGACGTCATCGCATCGGTGGCCGCCCGGCCGGCGACGCTGCTGTGGGGGTGGTCGCCGCAGGTTGCCGAGTTCGTCGGCCCCGATCCGCTGGCCGCGCAACTGCGGGCCTTCGGCGAGCAGAACGGCCTCCAGCAGTTCGTCGCCGAGGAGGTGCCGTACGTGCTGCGGGTCGCCGGCCTCTCGGTGCCGCTGCCGCCGGTCACAGTCACCGAGGTGGGGATCCGACTCCCCCGTTTCGTCGGCTTGCTCGACGACCTCGCCTGGAGCCTGGACGGGCTGACCCGCCTCAACCCGGCCTGGACGCTCACCGTCACCGACGACCGGCGGACCTTCACCCTCGCCGACCCGGCCGCGCAGCAGCACTTCACCGCCACCGCCGACTACGACGACCTCAACCGGCTGTCCGGCCTGAAGATGCGCCTCGGCGGCTGA
- a CDS encoding oxygenase MpaB family protein, whose translation MTVQNFDTGVREAEPSILGAPTFDDDIDSLELRLGADSLVWKFYGDVRGVLGFQRLAGTENCIEQLAKGVEDHSIIFNDFLGRAQRSGPPIMRTVYSDDPYLWGHRVRDFHRDIKGTISDGSRYHALNPELFYWAHATFVDQVLFITDTFIRRLSEAEKEQIFEESKVWYQLYGVSARSQPQTYAEFCEYWDSMLERFVPTKTIVYATGYLRQGIPGPSFIPKPVWRVVSVPLNAFMRTVIVGTLPQQMRDVCELEWNPRMQKRFDRFAAFMRAMNPVFNRLPMKMLYLQWANEGWERTGVDPRKIHNG comes from the coding sequence ATGACAGTCCAAAATTTCGACACCGGGGTCCGCGAGGCCGAGCCCAGCATTCTCGGCGCCCCGACGTTCGACGACGACATCGACTCGCTGGAGCTGCGGCTCGGCGCGGACTCGCTGGTCTGGAAGTTCTACGGCGACGTCCGTGGCGTCTTGGGCTTCCAACGACTCGCCGGCACCGAGAACTGCATCGAGCAGTTGGCGAAGGGCGTTGAGGACCACTCGATCATCTTCAACGACTTCCTCGGCCGCGCCCAACGATCCGGCCCGCCGATCATGCGCACCGTCTACTCCGACGACCCCTACCTCTGGGGTCACCGGGTGCGCGACTTCCACCGCGACATCAAGGGAACGATCAGCGACGGTTCGCGCTACCACGCCCTGAACCCGGAGCTGTTCTACTGGGCGCACGCGACCTTCGTCGACCAGGTCCTCTTCATCACCGACACCTTCATCCGACGGCTCAGCGAGGCGGAGAAGGAGCAGATCTTCGAGGAGTCGAAGGTCTGGTACCAGCTCTACGGCGTGAGTGCGCGCAGCCAGCCGCAGACCTACGCGGAGTTCTGCGAGTACTGGGACTCGATGCTGGAGCGCTTCGTCCCCACCAAGACGATCGTCTACGCCACCGGCTACCTGCGCCAGGGGATCCCCGGGCCGTCGTTCATCCCCAAGCCGGTGTGGCGCGTCGTGTCGGTACCGTTGAACGCCTTCATGCGCACCGTCATCGTCGGGACCCTGCCCCAGCAGATGCGCGACGTCTGCGAACTGGAATGGAACCCGCGCATGCAGAAGCGGTTCGACCGCTTCGCCGCCTTCATGCGGGCCATGAACCCGGTGTTCAACCGCCTGCCGATGAAGATGCTTTACCTCCAGTGGGCCAACGAGGGCTGGGAGCGCACCGGCGTCGACCCGCGCAAGATCCACAACGGCTGA